The proteins below come from a single Streptomyces sp. SCSIO 75703 genomic window:
- the rsfS gene encoding ribosome silencing factor translates to MTATDRSIELITTAAQAAADKLAHDIVAYDVSDVLSITDAFLLASAPNDRQVKSIVDEIEERLARELGAKPVRREGDREARWVLLDYVDIVVHVQHSEERVFYALERLWKDCPELDLPADAVATRGKAEEHARQQTAADEAAGTAGEPR, encoded by the coding sequence GTGACCGCGACCGACCGCTCCATCGAACTCATCACCACGGCCGCCCAGGCGGCCGCCGACAAGCTCGCGCACGACATCGTCGCCTACGACGTCAGCGACGTGCTGTCGATCACGGACGCCTTCCTGCTGGCCTCCGCGCCCAACGACCGCCAGGTCAAGTCCATCGTCGACGAGATCGAGGAACGCCTCGCCCGCGAACTCGGCGCCAAGCCCGTCCGCCGCGAAGGCGACCGCGAGGCCCGCTGGGTCCTCCTCGACTACGTCGACATCGTCGTCCACGTCCAGCACAGCGAGGAGCGCGTCTTCTACGCCCTGGAGCGGCTGTGGAAGGACTGCCCCGAGCTGGACCTCCCCGCCGACGCCGTGGCCACCCGCGGCAAGGCCGAGGAGCACGCCCGGCAGCAGACCGCCGCCGACGAGGCCGCCGGCACCGCCGGGGAACCGCGATGA